In Clostridiisalibacter paucivorans DSM 22131, the sequence ATAGGCCTTTTTTCAGATTATTGATAAACTACATTCAATTTTTTTAATGCTTTTTCGACAAATTCCTCTGTAGCATTTGTATCTTCAACTAAAAAGCTAAAATCTTCGTCTCCTATGGAATTTAATCCACTTTTTTCAATTGCATTTCTAATCAAGTTAAATTTCAATTCTTCTACATCTATATCAGTTACTGATAATTGTTCAAAGGTCTCAGGTATCATTATACTTTCACCTGGTTTACTGTCCACTGGCTTTCCCCTTTTTACAACTATGCCATTTTCTCTAGCAAAGGTTAACTGAGGATTTGGATGCTTGCCTGCTCCTGTATATTCAGTTTCTTGAACTACTACTATCTGATCTTCATCCATTTCTCTAGCTATAGCTATAGCAGCCGATAGCGAAGTATTGCCTGCAGGTCCCCTCTCTAAACCTTCCAATTGGGCCAAAGCTTCAGTTACATAAAATACCTCCCCTTGTGTCACTTTAGCATATCTATCAATATACCTCAATACCCTAGCAGCATTTCTAGGAACATCTGTCCTATCTGGCCAAGTGGCAAAGGGAATTGCAAAGCCAGTATGACCTGTCGTAAAGGACTTCTTATTGAAATCTATATCTGATGCCATATGTAATCCTGACAGATCTACCGATGCCCCTATTATCTTCGTATCTTTAGCCCCTGCTTTTATTAATCCCCTAGCTGTTCCAACTAAGTTTCCTCCTCCAGCATTTGTTGCTATTACTGCATCTGGATATCTTCCTTCTATTTCTTTCATTTGATTAGCTATTTCATATCCCAATGTCTCTATTCCTGCTATGGCAAAGGGAGTATATAAGGATGCATTGAAATATCCTGTTTCTTCCAATAAACAAAGCAATGTATAAAATAATTCTGGACCTACAGATAACCTAATAACCTCAGCACCATAAGCCTCACATTTCCTAGTTTTTTCAAGTATCTCTGGTTGTCCAACCTTTCTAGAATCATAAACTTCTTGGACGATTATACACTTAAGTCC encodes:
- the ortB gene encoding 2-amino-4-oxopentanoate thiolase subunit OrtB; protein product: MLLVKDMSYNAVMGRKNEIMKKAIGVDYDVFSYGKLGFDYEKMMKKVGYSIEEVEKIQREGKVGNTPLYELKNINALVKKYASKGKGARIFLKDEAMNASGSFKARRAAVSVYHAKKHGYKGVIAATSGNYGAAVAAQALQRGLKCIIVQEVYDSRKVGQPEILEKTRKCEAYGAEVIRLSVGPELFYTLLCLLEETGYFNASLYTPFAIAGIETLGYEIANQMKEIEGRYPDAVIATNAGGGNLVGTARGLIKAGAKDTKIIGASVDLSGLHMASDIDFNKKSFTTGHTGFAIPFATWPDRTDVPRNAARVLRYIDRYAKVTQGEVFYVTEALAQLEGLERGPAGNTSLSAAIAIAREMDEDQIVVVQETEYTGAGKHPNPQLTFARENGIVVKRGKPVDSKPGESIMIPETFEQLSVTDIDVEELKFNLIRNAIEKSGLNSIGDEDFSFLVEDTNATEEFVEKALKKLNVVYQ